A section of the Malania oleifera isolate guangnan ecotype guangnan chromosome 2, ASM2987363v1, whole genome shotgun sequence genome encodes:
- the LOC131149594 gene encoding pentatricopeptide repeat-containing protein At1g08070, chloroplastic-like yields the protein MPMAHLEGLQKHRALSLLKTPDSIRTLYHLKALLACLLRAGLHQSSFAVGNFVAHCSALGFMDYAACLFDQMLEPNSFVWNTMIRGFQQNHEPRKALLFFDRMRLRDVRPDCFTFPFVVRACADTKEIYKGMCVHGQSFKVGLEFDVFVGTSLIDFYGAFEDMKAALQVFDGMSVKDTVAWTIVLGLYVNQFGDMETARRLFEEMPLKDLVAWNTIIGGYVKVGNIELAKMLFDQAPSKDLLMYNTLLSGYAKHGEVDVLLRFFRDMPLRDLVSWNSVIGGLVHNRRINEAVAYFQQMQMENVNPNEVTLVTILSACSQVGGLDIGRWLHSYIDRNKLEWNIVVGTALVDMYSKCGDLESAEYIFNKMLDRDVVAWNAMIMGFSMNGQSKSALEFFYRMRKEAVDPNDVTILGVLCACTHAGLVDEGQKCFDSMPHELGLTPKLEHYGCMVDLLGRAGLLNEAYELIQTMPLVPHIGVWGALLGACKIHGNVELAESAIEKLIQLDHEDGGYLAIMSNIYANAGRWDDVAKVRKLMRDKGIGKLWGCSSIEINGEIHEFGVQQRIHPRIKEIHTMIDEISKHLRMAGHIASTNEVFFDLEEEEKEKALYFHSEKMAVAFGLIATDKGTVIRIVKNLRICADCHGAMKLISKIYERDIVVRDRNRFHHFKEGSCSCGDYW from the coding sequence ATGCCGATGGCTCATCTCGAAGGACTCCAGAAGCATCGCGCTCTGTCTCTGCTCAAGACCCCAGATTCAATCAGAACCCTGTACCATCTGAAGGCTCTCCTCGCGTGTCTTCTTCGCGCCGGTCTTCACCAGAGCAGCTTTGCTGTTGGCAACTTCGTCGCCCATTGTTCAGCACTGGGGTTCATGGATTACGCAGCCTGCCTGTTCGACCAAATGCTCGAACCAAACTCCTTCGTTTGGAACACCATGATTCGGGGTTTCCAGCAAAATCACGAACCCAGAAAGGCTCTTCTCTTTTTTGATCGGATGAGGTTGCGGGATGTTCGGCCCGATTGCTTCACATTCCCTTTTGTGGTGAGGGCTTGTGCTGATACAAAGGAGATTTATAAAGGAATGTGCGTTCATGGTCAGTCGTTTAAGGTTGGTCTAGAGTTCGATGTTTTTGTAGGCACCAGCTTGATTGATTTTTATGGTGCTTTCGAGGATATGAAGGCTGCCCTGCAGGTGTTTGATGGAATGTCCGTGAAGGATACAGTGGCGTGGACCATTGTATTAGGTTTGTATGTGAATCAGTTTGGTGATATGGAAACTGCTCGTAGGTTGTTCGAAGAAATGCCCCTTAAGGATCTTGTGGCTTGGAATACAATAATTGGGGGTTATGTGAAAGTTGGGAACATTGAGCTTGCTAAGATGTTATTTGATCAAGCACCCAGTAAGGATTTATTGATGTACAATACATTATTAAGTGGCTACGCAAAACATGGTGAAGTCGATGTTTTGCTTCGTTTCTTTCGTGATATGCCTCTAAGAGATTTGGTGTCTTGGAACTCAGTAATTGGAGGGCTCGTGCATAATAGACGGATTAACGAAGCTGTTGCATACTTTCAACAGATGCAAATGGAGAATGTCAATCCTAATGAGGTGACACTAGTGACTATTCTTTCTGCTTGTTCCCAAGTGGGAGGGTTAGATATTGGAAGATGGCTTCATTCATACATTGATAGAAATAAACTTGAGTGGAACATAGTGGTCGGGACTGCTTTGGTGGACATGTATTCGAAATGTGGTGATTTGGAGAGTGCtgaatatatatttaataaaatgtTGGATCGTGATGTTGTTGCTTGGAATGCAATGATTATGGGGTTTTCCATGAATGGGCAGAGCAAAAGCGCATTAGAGTTCTTCTATAGAATGAGAAAGGAAGCTGTGGATCCCAATGATGTTACAATTCTTGGGGTCTTGTGTGCTTGCACTCATGCAGGATTGGTAGACGAAGGGCAGAAGTGTTTTGATAGTATGCCCCATGAGCTAGGCTTAACACCCAAACTAGAGCATTATGGTTGCATGGTTGATCTTCTTGGTCGAGCAGGCTTGCTAAATGAAGCCTACGAGTTGATCCAAACTATGCCTCTTGTGCCACATATTGGGGTCTGGGGGGCTTTGCTTGGGGCTTGTAAGATCCATGGCAATGTAGAACTTGCAGAAAGCGCAATCGAAAAATTGATCCAGCTTGATCATGAAGATGGGGGTTACCTGGCAATAATGTCCAATATTTATGCTAATGCTGGTAGGTGGGATGACGTTGCTAAGGTTAGGAAATTGATGAGGGACAAAGGGATTGGTAAGTTATGGGGTTGTAGCTCCATAGAGATCAATGGGGAGATTCATGAGTTTGGGGTACAGCAAAGGATTCACCCTAGAATAAAAGAAATCCACACCATGATAGATGAAATCTCCAAGCATTTAAGGATGGCTGGCCATATTGCAAGCACAAATGAAGTGTTTTTTGATttggaggaagaagaaaaagagaaggcATTATATTTTCACAGTGAGAAAATGGCCGTTGCCTTTGGACTTATTGCCACCGATAAGGGCACTGTGATTCGGATAGTGAAGAACTTGCGAATTTGTGCTGATTGCCATGGGGCTATGAAGCTAATTTCGAAGATCTATGAAAGAGATATAGTAGTCAGGGATCGAAATAGGTTCCACCATTTCAAGGAGGGTTCTTGTTCTTGTGGGGATTATTGGTGA